In Drosophila subpulchrella strain 33 F10 #4 breed RU33 chromosome 3R, RU_Dsub_v1.1 Primary Assembly, whole genome shotgun sequence, the following are encoded in one genomic region:
- the LOC119563131 gene encoding G patch domain-containing protein 4, translating into MDFARKLLGKYGWKEGDGLGKNNTGITAPLKASLKFDNAGLGADRAQEFNDHWWERCFNEAASNVEVQIQRDGKVLTSRKEGEDAVEISTSGYSARKLKKAKEQHASDGRATYDNFLQTSLLTQNGGEVETAGRINVEDIEVTKVTVLTDEELFKACGGRTAHKGARHGLKLSGKIARLEQQEREMLEKLQGKLKNPPEADPVQKTNRKRDSAEEIVVETQKEAEDTVELFEKPKKKKSKKSKAEEELPSEETPEEPVQIKKKKDKSKKPVEEVIEDTENQVEEPVKIKKKKADRLQEVSETSEETTQDKETDEPLKSKKKRKTGDSTEETENPIKSKKKKKRNQEEL; encoded by the coding sequence atggatttcGCCAGGAAGTTACTCGGAAAATACGGCTGGAAGGAGGGCGATGGCCTGGGCAAGAACAACACCGGAATCACAGCTCCGCTGAAGGCCAGCTTGAAGTTCGACAACGCGGGATTGGGAGCGGATCGCGCCCAGGAATTCAATGACCACTGGTGGGAGCGCTGCTTCAACGAGGCCGCCAGCAATGTGGAAGTCCAGATTCAGCGGGATGGCAAGGTGCTGACCTCCCGCAAGGAGGGCGAGGATGCGGTGGAGATCTCCACCAGCGGCTACTCCGCCCGGAAACTCAAAAAGGCCAAGGAGCAGCACGCTAGCGATGGAAGGGCCACCTACGATAACTTCCTACAGACCTCGCTGCTCACTCAAAACGGCGGCGAGGTGGAGACCGCCGGGCGCATCAATGTGGAGGACATCGAGGTCACCAAGGTGACCGTGCTCACGGACGAGGAACTGTTCAAGGCCTGCGGCGGCAGGACAGCGCACAAGGGAGCCCGACACGGGCTCAAATTGAGCGGGAAGATCGCCCGGTTGGAGCAGCAGGAGCGCGAAATGCTGGAGAAGCTTCAGGGCAAACTAAAGAATCCCCCCGAGGCCGATCCTGTCCAGAAAACCAACAGGAAAAGAGACTCAGCTGAAGAGATAGTTGTGGAAACACAGAAGGAAGCGGAAGATACAGTGGAGCTGTTTGAGAaacccaaaaagaaaaaatccaAGAAATCCAAGGCGGAAGAAGAGTTACCAAGCGAGGAAACCCCAGAAGAACCTGtccaaattaaaaagaaaaaggaTAAATCGAAAAAACCAGTAGAGGAAGTCATAGAAGATACAGAGAACCAAGTGGAGGAGCCTGTGAAGATAAAAAAGAAGAAAGCGGATAGGCTGCAAGAAGTGTCAGAGACATCCGAAGAAACAACCCAAGATAAGGAAACTGATGAGCCCCTGAAATCGAAAAAGAAGCGGAAAACCGGGGACTCCACCGAGGAAACCGAAAATCCCATAAAGagcaaaaagaaaaagaaaaggaaCCAGGAGGAACTATAG
- the LOC119549016 gene encoding chaoptin gives MGLEFFFKFGYAFLTITLMIMIWMSLARASMFAREMEETHYPPCTYNVMCTCSKSSTDLGIVHCKNVPFPALPRMVNQSKVFMLHMENTGLREIEPYFLQSTGMYRLKIFGNHLTEIPDDAFTGLERSLWELILPQNDLVEIPSRAVRHLQKLRHLDLGYNHITHINHDSFRGLEDSLQTLILRENCISQLMSHSFSGLLILETLDLSGNNLFEIDPNVFVDGMPRLTRLLLTDNILSEIPYDALGPLKSLRTLDISHNVIWSLSGNETYEIKASTKLNLDNLHLEYNHIEVLPPNSFKYFDTVNRTFFDGNPIHTLREDAFKPARIREIYMRYCGLTNISPVAFDSLVNSLQILDLSGNNLTKLHHKLFNNFDVLRVISMRDNKIKIQKPTETFNAVHYTLLKLDLSGDRNDPTNLQTLRNMTRMRNMRSLSISRLGSSSVGPEDFKDFGVELEDLQITRASLSGIQSHAFKHVRGLKRLDFSENGISSIENDAFHEIGHSLISLKMSHGYSGSALPAEPLRHLTSLQELDFSNNHISSMSDTSFHFLKNLRLLELHDNRIEQVLKGTFQGDIHSKLEEISLRFNHLTSISQHTFFDLEALRKLQLDDNKIDKIERRAFMNLDELEYLSLRGNKMNNLAEESFQNLPKLEILDMAFNQLPNFNFDYFDQVGTLSNLNVNVSHNQIRQLMYNSSWSGRNEHGSMYHSNIKILDLSHNNISIIHPGYFRPAEISLTHLHLGYNSLMNTTRDVFGNMPHLQWLDLSYNWIHELDFDAFKNTRQLQLVYFRHNYLSDIPQDIFRPVQGLRIVDFSHNHLRGLPDNLFYNGGMEKLDVSHNMMLKIPSSSMSSLAALTLCELHLSNNFISTIHSMDLSNKFRSLRYLDISYNYLLRIDDAVFSTMPKLAVLDLSHNRDLKVMDKSFMGLENSLIKLGLENVSLSTVPEIRLKYLREFRLGYNELPSIPQELATNMSNLRMLDLSNNDLTNVPLMTQSLPHLRRLMLSGNPITSLNNNSFDGVNEDLEMLDISNFRLHYFEYGCLDSLPHLRSLKLTAYSHLEHFNIPHLLRHHYNIRQLWIEAPQPFTRIVKKGSGPTQEMQTLQLGNPTDLQREMEGPLPSKLTNITFSGPQFTNLNERILRGMRSPYLYMQLFNTSMQALPPNFFKYMGRVRNISLDIRYHNRNLKKIPNPNTGTVPYLPNSVFLTDLKMSHTDLNCDCDLGWVEFWQRKRRQYICSSQTWTDTVFRTFMNSPCQVYGRHNCDDHDDDLRETRCENKGGQQLMEALKFDLECGWDNANCRETAFVVVMVCVAMVFWM, from the exons ATG GGCCTCGAGTTCTTCTTTAAGTTCGGCTATGCCTTCCTGACAATAACCCTGATGATCATGATCTGGATGTCGCTGGCCCGTGCCTCGATGTTCGCCCGTGAAATGGAGGAGACGCACTATCCGCCCTGCACCTACAACGTGATGTGCACCTGCTCGAAGTCCTCCACGGATCTGGGGATAGTGCACTGCAAGAACGTTCCGTTTCCGGCACTGCCGCGCATGGTGAACCAGTCGAAG GTTTTCATGCTGCACATGGAGAACACGGGTCTGCGCGAGATTGAACCCTACTTCCTGCAGTCCACGGGAATGTACCGGCTGAAGATCTTCGGAAACCATCTCACCGAGATCCCGGACGACGCCTTCACCGGACTGGAGCGTTCACTGTGGGAGCTGATCCTGCCGCAGAACGACCTGGTGGAGATCCCCTCCAGGGCGGTGAGGCACCTGCAGAAGCTGCGCCACCTGGACCTGGGCTACAACCATATAACGCACATAAACCACGACTCGTTCCGCGGACTAGAGGACTCGCTGCAGACGCTGATCCTGCGCGAGAACTGCATCTCGCAGCTGATGTCGCACAGCTTCTCCGGCCTCCTGATCCTCGAGACCCTCGACCTGAGTGGGAACAACCTGTTCGAGATCGACCCGAACGTGTTTGTCGATGGAATGCCGCGACTGACGCGACTTCTGCTCACGGACAACATCCTCTCGGAGATTCCCTATGACGCCCTGGGTCCCCTGAAAAGCCTGCGCACCCTGGACATCTCCCACAATGTGATCTGGTCGCTCAGCGGTAACGAGACCTACGAGATCAAGGCCAGCACCAAGCTGAATCTGGACAACCTGCACCTGGAGTACAACCACATCGAGGTGCTGCCTCCTAATTCGTTCAAGTACTTCGATACCGTCAATCGCACCTTCTTCGACGGCAATCCCATTCACACTCTGAGG GAAGATGCCTTCAAACCCGCTCGAATAAGGGAGATTTACATGAGGTACTGCGGCCTGACCAACATTTCGCCTGTGGCCTTTGACAGCCTGGTGAACAGCCTCCAGATCCTGGACTTGTCTGGCAACAATCTCACCAAGCTGCATCACAAGCTCTTCAACAATTTCGATGTCTTGAG AGTCATCAGCATGCGGGACAACAAGATCAAGATCCAGAAGCCCACGGAGACCTTCAATGCGGTGCACTACACCCTCCTGAAACTGGACCTGAGTGGTGACCGCAATGACCCCACCAACCTGCAGACTCTTCGCAA TATGACCAGAATGCGGAACATGCGATCGCTGTCGATATCCCGCCTGGGATCCTCCTCCGTGGGACCCGAGGACTTTAAGGACTTTGGCGTGGAACTGGAGGATCTGCAGATCACACGGGCCAGTCTATCGGGAATTCAGTCGCATGCCTTCAAGCATGTGAGGGGACTCAAGAGACTGGACTTTAGCGAGAATGGAATATCCAGCATTGAGAATGATGCCTTCCATGAG ATTGGTCACTCTCTGATCTCTCTTAAGATGTCCCACGGCTACTCAGGTAGTGCTCTGCCAGCTGAGCCCCTCAGACATTTGACTTCCCTTCAGGAACTGGACTTTAGCAACAACCACATCAGTAGCATGAGTGACACCAGTTTTCATTTCCTGAAGAATTTGCGTCTCCTGGAGCTCCATGACAACCGCATCGAACAGGTTTTGAAGGGCACCTTCCAGGGCGATATCCACTCGAAGCTGGAGGAGATCTCGCTGCGCTTCAACCACCTGACCTCCATTTCCCAACACACCTTCTTCGATCTGGAAGCTCTGAGAAAACTGCAACTGGATGACAATAAGATTGACAAGATCGAGCGAAGAGCCTTCATGAACCTCGATGAGCTGGAGTATCTCAGCTTGAGGGGCAACAAAATGAACAACCTGGCAGAGGAGTCCTTCCAAAACCTTCCCAAACTGGAGATCCTGGACATGGCTTTCAATCAGCTGCCAAACTTTAACTTTGACTACTTCGATCAAGTGGGTACGCTGTCCAATCTAAATGTGAATGTGAGCCACAATCAAATCAGGCAGTTAATGTACAATTCATCGTGGAGTGGTCGAAATGAACACG GTTCCATGTACCACTCGAACATCAAGATATTGGATCTTTCCCACAACAATATTTCCATTATTCATCCTGGATACTTCCGGCCTGCTGAGATCTCACTGACACACTTGCATCTGGGCTACAATTCACTGATG AACACCACCCGTGATGTCTTTGGCAACATGCCCCATTTGCAATGGCTGGACCTCAGTTACAATTGGATCCATGAGCTTGACTTTGATGCTTTTAAGAATACCAGACAACTGCAGCTGGTTTACTTTAGACACAACTATCTGAGTGATATTCCACAGGATATTTTCAGGCCTGTCCAGGGTCTGCGTATCGTTGACTTTTCGCACAATCATCTGAGGGGCCTGCCCGACAATCTCTTCTATAATGGAGGAATGGAGAA ATTGGATGTTTCGCACAACATGATGTTGAAGATCCCCTCGTCATCGATGTCCAGTTTGGCTGCCCTGACGCTATGCGAATTGCACTTGTCCAACAACTTTATCTCTACCATTCACAGCATGGATCTGTCCAACAAGTTTAGG TCGCTTCGCTACTTGGATATTTCCTACAACTATCTGCTGCGAATTGACGATGCCGTGTTTTCCACCATGCCCAAACTAGCGGTTCTAGATCTCTCCCACAATCGGGATCTGAAGGTCATGGATAAGTCCTTTATGGGTCTGGAAAACTCCCTGATCAAACTGGGTCTGGAGAATGTGTCCCTGAGCACAGTGCCCGAGATTCGACTAAAGTATCTGCGTGAATTCCGTTTGGGTTACAACGAACTGCCTTCGATTCCCCAGGAATTGGCCACCAACATGAGTAATCTGCGCATGCTGGACCTATCCAATAACGATCTAACCAATGTTCCGCTGATGACCCAGTCTCTGCCTCATTTGAG ACGACTGATGCTCTCTGGCAATCCCATTACCTCGCTGAACAACAACAGTTTTGATGGCGTGAACGAGGATCTTGAGATGTTGGATATATCCAACTTCCGTTTGCATTATTTCGAGTATGGCTGCCTGGACTCCTTGCCTCATCTGCGATCTTTGAAGCTCACTGCCTATTCCCACCTGGAGCACTTTAACATTCCACACTTGCTGCGCCATCACTATAATATCAGGCAGTTGTGGATCGAGGCTCCGCAGCCCTTCACTCGTATCGTCAAGAAGGGATCTGGACCCACCCAGGAGATGCAGACCCTCCAGCTAGGTAATCCCACCGATTTGCAGCGCGAAATGGAGGGCCCTCTGCCCTCCAAGCTGACCAACATCACCTTCAGTGGTCCGCAGTTCACAAATCTGAACGAACGCATTTTAAGA GGCATGCGTTCTCCGTATCTGTACATGCAGCTGTTCAATACCTCCATGCAGGCACTGCCGCCGAACTTCTTCAAATATATGGGTCGAGTGCGGAACATTTCGCTGGACATTCGCTATCACAACAGAAACCTGAAGAAGATTCCCAATCCGAACACGGGAACAGTGCCATATCTGCCCAATAGTGTGTTCCTCACCGACTTGAAGATGTCCCACACGGATCTCAACTGCGATTGCGACCTGGG GTGGGTGGAGTTCTGGCAGCGCAAGAGGCGCCAGTACATTTGCTCCTCCCAAACCTGGACCGATACGGTCTTCCGCACCTTCATGAACTCACCTTGTCAGGTGTACGGACGGCATAACTGCGACGATCACGATGATGACCTAAGGGAGACTCGTTGTGAAAACAAAGGAGGCCAGCAGCTAATGGAG GCCCTCAAATTCGATCTGGAGTGCGGCTGGGACAATGCCAATTGCCGGGAGACCGCCTTCGTGGTGGTGATGGTTTGTGTGGCCATGGTCTTCTGGATGTGA
- the LOC119563132 gene encoding probable rRNA-processing protein EBP2 homolog — MSDFEMEDSASGYDSGDNSDAELQAAFERGDLKPGLNVEFNGQRDRVNDVTKLLAKTEAIKLQLPWLERLDMINTLAPLAPELAVQLEKHEQKRANLFKGNAKLPYIRPDEDPVLNDFKREMLFHRQAQSAVLEAIPRLHELGIKTRRPDDYFAEMAKSDEHMQKVRANLMAKQQGQAKSERIKQIREQRKMGKMLAKQTKVQREAEKKDMLDKLKKFRKGKLKNLDFLEDAKALESKQKQSADNRKKRNKKFGFGGKKKGLKRNTKSSSAGLDGEKSSRKQRGVKAGASVNKRLGKSRRIKAKGRK, encoded by the exons ATGTCTGACTTTGAAATGGAGGACAGTGCCTCGGGCTACGACTCAGGGGATAACTCAGATGCTGAG CTGCAAGCGGCATTTGAGCGAGGCGACCTGAAACCAGGTCTAAACGTGGAGTTTAATGGCCAGAGGGACAGAGTAAATGATGTG ACCAAACTGCTGGCCAAAACAGAGGCTATAAAGCTGCAACTGCCGTGGCTGGAGCGCCTGGACATGATCAACACACTGGCTCCCTTGGCCCCGGAACTAGCCGTCCAGCTGGAGAAGCACGAGCAGAAGCGGGCCAACCTCTTCAAGGGCAACGCCAAGCTGCCCTACATCCGCCCCGACGAGGATCCCGTGCTAAACGACTTCAAGCGCGAGATGCTCTTCCACCGACAGGCGCAGAGTGCCGTCCTCGAGGCCATTCCCCGCCTGCACGAGCTGGGCATCAAGACGCGGCGTCCCGACGACTACTTCGCCGAGATGGCCAAGTCGGACGAGCACATGCAGAAGGTGCGCGCCAACCTGATGGCCAAACAGCAGGGACAGGCCAAATCCGAGCGCATCAAGCAGATCCGCGAGCAGCGCAAGATGGGCAAGATGCTGGCCAAGCAGACCAAGGTGCAGCGCGAGGCCGAAAAGAAGGACATGCTGGACAAGCTCAAGAAGTTCCGCAAGGGCAAGCTGAAGAACCTCGACTTCCTGGAGGACGCCAAGGCTCTGGAGTCCAAGCAGAAGCAGTCCGCCGATAATCGCAAGAAGCGCAACAAGAAGTTCGGCTTCGGCGGCAAAAAGAAGGGCCTGAAGCGGAACACCAAGTCCTCCTCCGCGGGATTGGATGGCGAAAAGTCCTCCAGAAAGCAGCGGGGCGTCAAGGCGGGCGCCTCGGTCAACAAACGATTGGGCAAGTCGCGACGCATCAAGGCCAAGGGCAGAAAGTAA
- the LOC119563425 gene encoding protein zwilch — protein MSSANLANVYAELMRRCGESYTITYGAPPTYLVSAVGPAEAGKKIVLVFKEDRSGSVARIRAASSITPTKASPKTEGSADLDLTGSPLKDDCLVDAIGDLSIDLQLEHSNPWKLEEEYQRGVPVDKARSIVCSEFLQLAEGLGSVWFLCDGSDPAQTQLLQYEFNPTHFSLGILSYQGVFPAYQVNSQSLVRQHGKAPDETLIENSYQVNSHMRLRCSWTSSAGLPLLVNLNDCEVSLNHTFRVGECTPLTQDFMNQLRILVFIREDIVSYHKDVKQGVSRDPTYRCGSGIDMYELRDSINHTMTDVSGFIHRYSIGNVECDIEDVVQRAKVRRLTDLTDKLWELLKSCASYKDLKMAFNMLFQCATRCNIVNTPTNKNRLAKIITELANRRLAMPCLSGAEPLELLLEIGLEKLYKDYEFIYTESKLCSTNLLKEDSSEAANDDGSPQNLPQLRKSLHNAVRGDPMPGAGMRKTLLHHHGAVKSENAGDDDDAGFKNSHFDEQESTERVSKLFQIHCTLEHLLMMHIYLNLSNVYNDVCSELLKRPLRLVESIDDQLSDVMDIRLSAHYVRDHLDGKDPYSRHITMRSYNKFRELKTTFYFNSENICPPNLAQCFQCDDKEMVKERTYHSWIYRKIRSLK, from the exons ATGTCTTCCGCGAATTTGGCGAATGTTTACGCGGAGCTGATGCGGCGATGTGGCGAGTCCTACACGATCACCTACGGAGCGCCACCCACTTACCTGGTGAGCGCGGTGGGACCCGCGGAGGCGGGCAAGAAGATCGTGCTGGTCTTCAAGGAGGATCGCAGTGGGTCAGTGGCCAGGATCCGGGCCGCGTCCTCGATCACGCCCACGAAGGCGTCACCAAAAACTGAGGGCTCCGCGGACTTGGATCTCACGGGGAGTCCCTTGAAGGACGACTGCCTGGTGGACGCCATAGGCGACCTGTCCATAGACCTCCAGCTGGAGCACTCAAATCCCTGGAAGCTGGAGGAGGAGTACCAACGAGGAGTCCCTGTGGACAAGGCCAGGTCCATCGTGTGCTCCGAGTTCCTGCAGCTGGCTGAGGGACTGGGATCCGTGTGGTTCCTGTGCGATGGCAGCGATCCCGCTCAGACCCAGTTGCTCCAGTATGAGTTTAACCCCACGCACTTCTCCCTGGGAATCCTGAGCTATCAGGGCGTGTTCCCCGCCTACCAGGTCAACTCGCAATCTCTGGTGCGACAGCATGGCAAGGCTCCCGACGAAACGCTGATCGAGAACAGCTACCAGGTGAATTCCCACATGAGGCTGCGCTGCTCCTGGACCTCTAGTGCCGGGCTTCCGCTCCTGGTGAACCTCAACGACTGCGAGGTGTCCCTAAATCACACTTTCCGGGTGGGCGAATGCACCCCATTGACCCAGGACTTTATGAACCAGCTGCGCATTCTGGTCTTCATACGCGAGGACATCGTCTCCTACCACAAGGATGTCAAACAGGGCGTCTCCCGAGATCCCACCTACCGTTGTGGCAGCGGCATCGACATGTACGAGCTGCGGGATTCCATTAACCATACTATGACCGATGTTTCCGGCTTTATACATCGCTATAGCATCGGCAATGTGGAGTGCGACATCGAGGATGTGGTGCAGAGGGCCAAGGTGCGCCGGCTCACGGATCTCACCGACAAACTGTGGGAGCTGCTCAAGAGCTGCGCCTCCTACAAGGACCTCAAGATGGCCTTCAACATGCTGTTCCAATGCGCTACCCGCTGTAACATAGTG AACACCCCAACCAACAAAAACCGCCTGGCCAAGATTATCACCGAGTTGGCCAATCGCCGTTTGGCCATGCCCTGCCTAAGTGGCGCGGAGCCTTTGGAACTGCTGCTGGAGATTGGCCTGGAGAAGCTATACAAGGACTACGAGTTCATCTACACGGAGAGCAAGTTATGCAGCACCAATCTGCTGAAGGAGGACTCCAGCGAAGCGGCGAATGACGACGGCTCCCCGCAGAATTTGCCCCAGCTGCGAAAATCCCTGCATAATGCGGTCAGGGGGGATCCGATGCCGGGAGCAGGAATGCGCAAGACGTTGCTGCACCACCACGGCGCCGTAAAGTCGGAGAATGCAGGGGACGACGATGATGCCGGGTTTAAAAACAGCCATTTCGACGAACAGGAGAGCACGGAACGGGTCTCAAAGTTATTCCAAATCCACTGCACCTTGGAACACCTGCTGATGATGCACATTTACCTGAATCTGTCCAACG TTTATAACGATGTCTGCTCTGAACTGCTGAAGAGACCTCTCAGACTAGTGGAGTCCATTGATGATCAGCTGAGTGATGTGATGGACATCCGCCTGTCTGCCCACTACGTTAGAGATCACTTGGATGGCAAGGATCCCTACTCTCGACACATCACCATGCGCTCATACAATAAGTTCCGTGAACTAAAGACCACTTTCTATTTCAATTCGGAGAACATTTGTCCCCCAAATTTGGCTCAGTGCTTTCAGTGCGATG ACAAGGAGATGGTCAAGGAGCGCACATATCATTCATGGATATATCGCAAGATTCGTTCACTCAAGTGA